A genomic window from Enoplosus armatus isolate fEnoArm2 chromosome 20, fEnoArm2.hap1, whole genome shotgun sequence includes:
- the rab3gap1 gene encoding rab3 GTPase-activating protein catalytic subunit isoform X1 — MAADSDPESEVFEITDFTTASEWERFVSRVEEVLNDWKLIGNSAGKLSPEKGEYTSGTWGEKSQDINFADFKFSITHYFLKQECGRDDGKDELVEDAFPLAMQDLLCMNNDFPPRAHCLVRWYGIREFVVISPGTNCEAIISESKCNLLLSSISISLANSGCQVPMFVQIQQKWRRMYAGECQGPGVRTDFEMVHLRKVPSQYNHLSGLLDIFKSKIGCTLSPLPPVNIAIRFTYILQDWQQHSWPQQPPDFDTLLGGEVGGVEFGKLPFGACEEPISELHLAATWPHLTEGIVVDNDVYSDLDPLQAPHWSVRVRTAENPQCLLGDFLTEFFKLCCRKESTEEVLGKGLAEEEGKENSDISSALSKLTEPTATVPISKLSVSNMVHSARKHIQRHRRIDESPLITDILNSVLLYLFPDAAVEKSSENSKNKAAQSNASAKAEQDKNSDYNLFLQLKSAPSDSLTYRLALCVCLVNYNHGGLRAVAHLWQEFVLELRYRWENNYLICGLAGGPPDLRCCLLHQKLQMLNCCIERKRARDEARRVLEESKERERRVSGGCQNGRPVPELMTATMSASASTREVSPGKSWDSWSDSEDEFFECLSDQGEIEAPHTEGEKDGRKSKAEGRLHPYNNMTLLNSTESLYVPVTQEPAPMTEDLLDEQSEVLAKLGTSAEGTHLRARMQSACLLSDMESFKAANPGCVLEDFVRWYSPRDYVEEEVIDERGNTVAKGELSARMKIPGNMWVEAWETARVTPARRQRRLFDDTKEAEKVLHYLAVLKPADLTRHLMPCILHAAILKLKEEEAVEDIPSVKKNIQQATCQASKLLHPPNHDYKKLEDFINQLMAMEMVITRARSLQAKFAICEGEKGEDTEELEKFVSSLLEEPEVVVIGAGQGPAGSIIHRLFVNAQRAALLVPLDEDLGRDRKLTGASNKVPDFPSPAGREILLRTCVPRPAPYSKALPQRLFCVLMREEFRLAGAFSSDTSFF, encoded by the exons ATGGCTGCGGACAGTGAT CCCGAGTCAGAGGTGTTTGAGATCACCGACTTCACCACCGCGTCAGAGTGGGAACG GTTTGTGTCCAGAGTCGAGGAAGTGCTAAATGACTGGAAGCTGATTGGGAACTCTGCAGGAAAGTTGTCCCCAGAGAAG GGTGAATACACCAGTGGCACCTGGGGGGAGAAGTCTCAAGATATTAATTTTGCTGACTTTAAGTTCTCCATAACTCACTACTTCCTGAAACAAGAATGTGGGAGGGACGACGGGAAGGACGAGCTTGTGGAAG ATGCCTTCCCCTTGGCAATGCAGGACCTTCTGTGTATGAACAATGACTTCCCACCTCGAGCCCACTGCCTGGTTAGATG GTACGGTATTCGAGAGTTTGTGGTCATCTCCCCTGGGACCAACTGCGAGGCTATCATCAGCGAGTCCAAATGCAATCTTCTTCTcagctccatctccatctctctggcCAACAGTGGCTG CCAGGTGCCCATGTTTGTGCAGATCCAGCAGAAATGGAGGCGGATGTATGCTGGAGAGTGCCAGGGACCAGGCGTGCGCACTGACTTTGAGATGGTCCATCTCCGCAAGGTGCCAAGCCAGTACAACCACCTGTCTGGCCTGCTTGACATCTTCAAGTCTAAGATA ggTTGTACCCTGTCCCCTCTACCTCCAGTCAACATTGCCATCCGTTTTACCTACATTCTACAGGACTGGCAGCAGCATTCGTGGCCACAGCAGCCTCCAG ACTTTGACACACTCCTTGGAGGTGaggtgggaggggtggagtTTGGGAAGCTTCCATTTGGAGCCTGTGAGGAGCCAATCAG TGAGCTTCATCTTGCAGCCACTTGGCCTCACCTGACGGAAGGCATAGTCGTAGATAATGATGTCTACAG TGACCTTGACCCTCTCCAAGCTCCTCACTGGTCAGTCCGAGTCAGGACAGCTGAAAACCCTCAGTGTTTACTGG GTGACTTTCTGACAGAGTTCTTTaagctctgctgcaggaaggAGTCTACAGAGGAGGTTCTGGGAAAAGGATTGGCTGAAGAGGAGGGCAAAG aAAATAGTGACATCAGCTCTGCTTTATCCAAGCTGACAGAGCCAACGGCAACGGTGCCAATCTCCAAACTCTCTGTCTCCAATATGGTGCACAGTGCCCGAAAGCACATCCAACGCCACCGACGCATTGATGAGTCACCACTCATCACTGATATACTCAATTCTGTCCTTCTG TATCTCTTCCCAGATGCTGCTGTGGAGAAGTCATCAGAGAATAGCAAGAATAAAGCTGCACAGTCAAACGCCAGTGCGAAGGCCGAGCAAGATAAGAACTCTGACTAT AACCTTTTTCTCCAGCTAAAGTCAGCACCCAGTGACAGTCTGACCTACAGGCTggcgctgtgtgtgtgcctggtcAACTACAACCACGGCGGGCTGCGCGCTGTCGCCCACCTCTGGCAGGAATTTGTCCTAGAGTTGCGCTACCGCTGGGAAAACAACTACCTCATCTGTGG ACTGGCTGGAGGACCTCCTGATCTTCGCTGTTGTCTTTTGCATCAGAAGCTCCAG ATGCTGAACTGCTGCATCGAGAGGAAGAGGGCCAGGGATGAAGCTCGCAGGGTGCTGGaggaaagcaaagagagagagcgcaggGTGTCTGGTGGCTGCCAGAATGGCCGCCCCGTGCCAGAGTTGATGACGGCAACAATGAGTGCGTCCGCCTCAACAAGGGAGGTGTCTCCGGGTAAATCCTGGGACTCGTGGAGCGACAGTGAGGATGAGTTCTTTGAGTGCCTGAGTGACCAGGGGGAGATAGAGGCTCCACATACTGAAGGAGAAAAGGATGGCAGGAAAAGTAAAGCAGAGGGAAGGCTGCACCCCTATAACAACATGACTCTACTTAACTCTACAGAGTCTCTCTACGTTCCTGTCACACAG GAACCCGCTCCCATGACAGAGGATCTGTTAGATGAGCAGTCAGAAGTACTGGCCAAGCTGGGCACTTCAGCTGAAGGTACCCACCTCCGTGCCCGGATGCAGAGTGCCTGTCTGCTCTCTGATATGGAGTCCTTTAAG GCAGCCAACCCAGGCTGTGTCCTGGAGGACTTTGTGCGCTGGTACTCGCCTAGGGATtacgtggaggaggaggtgatcgACGAGAGGGGTAACACAGTGGCGAAAGGCGAGCTTAGTGCCAGGATGAAGATCCCAGGCAACATGTGGGTGGAGGCTTGGGAGACAGCCAGGGTTACACCTGCACGCCGCCAGAGAAGACTTTTTGATGACACTAAGGAGGCCGAAAAG GTTCTGCACTATTTGGCAGTGCTGAAACCTGCAGACCTGACCCGCCATCTCATGCCCTGCATACTCCATGCTGCTATTCTGAAGTTGAAGGAGGAAG AGGCAGTAGAAGACATTCCATCagtcaaaaaaaacattcagcaaGCTACATGTCAAGCCAGCAAGCTGCTTCACCCCCCCAACCATGACTACAAGAAGTTAGAG GATTTCATTAACCAGTTGATGGCCATGGAGATGGTCATAACCCGAGCACGCTCGCTCCAGGCCAAGTTTGCCATTTGTGAGGGTGAGAAGGGAGAGGACACAGAAGAGCTAGAGAA GTTTGTGAGCTCCCTGCTGGAAGAACCAGAGGTGGTGGTGATCGGAGCTGGCCAGGGGCCGGCTGGCAGCATAATCCACAGGCTGTTTGTCAACGCTCAGAGG GCTGCCCTCCTGGTACCACTGGATGAGGACTTGGGACGTGACAGGAAGCTGACTGGCGCAAGCAACAAAGTGCCTGACTTTCCTTCTCCAGCAGGCCGGGAAATTCTGTTGCGTACGTGTGTCCCTCGGCCAGCACCATACTCCAAAGCTCTGCCTCAGaggcttttctgtgtgttaatGAGGGAGGAGTTCAGGCTGGCAGGGGCATTCTCTTCAGACACTTCCTTCTTctaa
- the rab3gap1 gene encoding rab3 GTPase-activating protein catalytic subunit isoform X3: MAADSDPESEVFEITDFTTASEWERFVSRVEEVLNDWKLIGNSAGKLSPEKGEYTSGTWGEKSQDINFADFKFSITHYFLKQECGRDDGKDELVEDAFPLAMQDLLCMNNDFPPRAHCLVRWYGIREFVVISPGTNCEAIISESKCNLLLSSISISLANSGCQVPMFVQIQQKWRRMYAGECQGPGVRTDFEMVHLRKVPSQYNHLSGLLDIFKSKIGCTLSPLPPVNIAIRFTYILQDWQQHSWPQQPPDFDTLLGGEVGGVEFGKLPFGACEEPISELHLAATWPHLTEGIVVDNDVYSDLDPLQAPHWSVRVRTAENPQCLLGDFLTEFFKLCCRKESTEEVLGKGLAEEEGKENSDISSALSKLTEPTATVPISKLSVSNMVHSARKHIQRHRRIDESPLITDILNSVLLYLFPDAAVEKSSENSKNKAAQSNASAKAEQDKNSDYNLFLQLKSAPSDSLTYRLALCVCLVNYNHGGLRAVAHLWQEFVLELRYRWENNYLICGLAGGPPDLRCCLLHQKLQMLNCCIERKRARDEARRVLEESKERERRVSGGCQNGRPVPELMTATMSASASTREVSPGKSWDSWSDSEDEFFECLSDQGEIEAPHTEGEKDGRKSKAEGRLHPYNNMTLLNSTESLYVPVTQEPAPMTEDLLDEQSEVLAKLGTSAEGTHLRARMQSACLLSDMESFKAANPGCVLEDFVRWYSPRDYVEEEVIDERGNTVAKGELSARMKIPGNMWVEAWETARVTPARRQRRLFDDTKEAEKVLHYLAVLKPADLTRHLMPCILHAAILKLKEEEAVEDIPSVKKNIQQATCQASKLLHPPNHDYKKLEDFINQLMAMEMVITRARSLQAKFAICEGEKGEDTEELEKFVSSLLEEPEVVVIGAGQGPAGSIIHRLFVNAQRLADFTSEEAALLVPLDEDLGRDRKLTGASNKVPDFPSPAGREILLRTCVPRPAPYSKALPQRLFCVLMREEFRLAGAFSSDTSFF; this comes from the exons ATGGCTGCGGACAGTGAT CCCGAGTCAGAGGTGTTTGAGATCACCGACTTCACCACCGCGTCAGAGTGGGAACG GTTTGTGTCCAGAGTCGAGGAAGTGCTAAATGACTGGAAGCTGATTGGGAACTCTGCAGGAAAGTTGTCCCCAGAGAAG GGTGAATACACCAGTGGCACCTGGGGGGAGAAGTCTCAAGATATTAATTTTGCTGACTTTAAGTTCTCCATAACTCACTACTTCCTGAAACAAGAATGTGGGAGGGACGACGGGAAGGACGAGCTTGTGGAAG ATGCCTTCCCCTTGGCAATGCAGGACCTTCTGTGTATGAACAATGACTTCCCACCTCGAGCCCACTGCCTGGTTAGATG GTACGGTATTCGAGAGTTTGTGGTCATCTCCCCTGGGACCAACTGCGAGGCTATCATCAGCGAGTCCAAATGCAATCTTCTTCTcagctccatctccatctctctggcCAACAGTGGCTG CCAGGTGCCCATGTTTGTGCAGATCCAGCAGAAATGGAGGCGGATGTATGCTGGAGAGTGCCAGGGACCAGGCGTGCGCACTGACTTTGAGATGGTCCATCTCCGCAAGGTGCCAAGCCAGTACAACCACCTGTCTGGCCTGCTTGACATCTTCAAGTCTAAGATA ggTTGTACCCTGTCCCCTCTACCTCCAGTCAACATTGCCATCCGTTTTACCTACATTCTACAGGACTGGCAGCAGCATTCGTGGCCACAGCAGCCTCCAG ACTTTGACACACTCCTTGGAGGTGaggtgggaggggtggagtTTGGGAAGCTTCCATTTGGAGCCTGTGAGGAGCCAATCAG TGAGCTTCATCTTGCAGCCACTTGGCCTCACCTGACGGAAGGCATAGTCGTAGATAATGATGTCTACAG TGACCTTGACCCTCTCCAAGCTCCTCACTGGTCAGTCCGAGTCAGGACAGCTGAAAACCCTCAGTGTTTACTGG GTGACTTTCTGACAGAGTTCTTTaagctctgctgcaggaaggAGTCTACAGAGGAGGTTCTGGGAAAAGGATTGGCTGAAGAGGAGGGCAAAG aAAATAGTGACATCAGCTCTGCTTTATCCAAGCTGACAGAGCCAACGGCAACGGTGCCAATCTCCAAACTCTCTGTCTCCAATATGGTGCACAGTGCCCGAAAGCACATCCAACGCCACCGACGCATTGATGAGTCACCACTCATCACTGATATACTCAATTCTGTCCTTCTG TATCTCTTCCCAGATGCTGCTGTGGAGAAGTCATCAGAGAATAGCAAGAATAAAGCTGCACAGTCAAACGCCAGTGCGAAGGCCGAGCAAGATAAGAACTCTGACTAT AACCTTTTTCTCCAGCTAAAGTCAGCACCCAGTGACAGTCTGACCTACAGGCTggcgctgtgtgtgtgcctggtcAACTACAACCACGGCGGGCTGCGCGCTGTCGCCCACCTCTGGCAGGAATTTGTCCTAGAGTTGCGCTACCGCTGGGAAAACAACTACCTCATCTGTGG ACTGGCTGGAGGACCTCCTGATCTTCGCTGTTGTCTTTTGCATCAGAAGCTCCAG ATGCTGAACTGCTGCATCGAGAGGAAGAGGGCCAGGGATGAAGCTCGCAGGGTGCTGGaggaaagcaaagagagagagcgcaggGTGTCTGGTGGCTGCCAGAATGGCCGCCCCGTGCCAGAGTTGATGACGGCAACAATGAGTGCGTCCGCCTCAACAAGGGAGGTGTCTCCGGGTAAATCCTGGGACTCGTGGAGCGACAGTGAGGATGAGTTCTTTGAGTGCCTGAGTGACCAGGGGGAGATAGAGGCTCCACATACTGAAGGAGAAAAGGATGGCAGGAAAAGTAAAGCAGAGGGAAGGCTGCACCCCTATAACAACATGACTCTACTTAACTCTACAGAGTCTCTCTACGTTCCTGTCACACAG GAACCCGCTCCCATGACAGAGGATCTGTTAGATGAGCAGTCAGAAGTACTGGCCAAGCTGGGCACTTCAGCTGAAGGTACCCACCTCCGTGCCCGGATGCAGAGTGCCTGTCTGCTCTCTGATATGGAGTCCTTTAAG GCAGCCAACCCAGGCTGTGTCCTGGAGGACTTTGTGCGCTGGTACTCGCCTAGGGATtacgtggaggaggaggtgatcgACGAGAGGGGTAACACAGTGGCGAAAGGCGAGCTTAGTGCCAGGATGAAGATCCCAGGCAACATGTGGGTGGAGGCTTGGGAGACAGCCAGGGTTACACCTGCACGCCGCCAGAGAAGACTTTTTGATGACACTAAGGAGGCCGAAAAG GTTCTGCACTATTTGGCAGTGCTGAAACCTGCAGACCTGACCCGCCATCTCATGCCCTGCATACTCCATGCTGCTATTCTGAAGTTGAAGGAGGAAG AGGCAGTAGAAGACATTCCATCagtcaaaaaaaacattcagcaaGCTACATGTCAAGCCAGCAAGCTGCTTCACCCCCCCAACCATGACTACAAGAAGTTAGAG GATTTCATTAACCAGTTGATGGCCATGGAGATGGTCATAACCCGAGCACGCTCGCTCCAGGCCAAGTTTGCCATTTGTGAGGGTGAGAAGGGAGAGGACACAGAAGAGCTAGAGAA GTTTGTGAGCTCCCTGCTGGAAGAACCAGAGGTGGTGGTGATCGGAGCTGGCCAGGGGCCGGCTGGCAGCATAATCCACAGGCTGTTTGTCAACGCTCAGAGG CTGGCTGACTTCACCAGTGAAGAG GCTGCCCTCCTGGTACCACTGGATGAGGACTTGGGACGTGACAGGAAGCTGACTGGCGCAAGCAACAAAGTGCCTGACTTTCCTTCTCCAGCAGGCCGGGAAATTCTGTTGCGTACGTGTGTCCCTCGGCCAGCACCATACTCCAAAGCTCTGCCTCAGaggcttttctgtgtgttaatGAGGGAGGAGTTCAGGCTGGCAGGGGCATTCTCTTCAGACACTTCCTTCTTctaa
- the rab3gap1 gene encoding rab3 GTPase-activating protein catalytic subunit isoform X2, with amino-acid sequence MAADSDPESEVFEITDFTTASEWERFVSRVEEVLNDWKLIGNSAGKLSPEKGEYTSGTWGEKSQDINFADFKFSITHYFLKQECGRDDGKDELVEDAFPLAMQDLLCMNNDFPPRAHCLVRWYGIREFVVISPGTNCEAIISESKCNLLLSSISISLANSGCQVPMFVQIQQKWRRMYAGECQGPGVRTDFEMVHLRKVPSQYNHLSGLLDIFKSKIGCTLSPLPPVNIAIRFTYILQDWQQHSWPQQPPDFDTLLGGEVGGVEFGKLPFGACEEPISELHLAATWPHLTEGIVVDNDVYSDLDPLQAPHWSVRVRTAENPQCLLGDFLTEFFKLCCRKESTEEVLGKGLAEEEGKENSDISSALSKLTEPTATVPISKLSVSNMVHSARKHIQRHRRIDESPLITDILNSVLLYLFPDAAVEKSSENSKNKAAQSNASAKAEQDKNSDYNLFLQLKSAPSDSLTYRLALCVCLVNYNHGGLRAVAHLWQEFVLELRYRWENNYLICGLAGGPPDLRCCLLHQKLQMLNCCIERKRARDEARRVLEESKERERRVSGGCQNGRPVPELMTATMSASASTREVSPGKSWDSWSDSEDEFFECLSDQGEIEAPHTEGEKDGRKSKAEGRLHPYNNMTLLNSTESLYVPVTQEPAPMTEDLLDEQSEVLAKLGTSAEGTHLRARMQSACLLSDMESFKAANPGCVLEDFVRWYSPRDYVEEEVIDERGNTVAKGELSARMKIPGNMWVEAWETARVTPARRQRRLFDDTKEAEKVLHYLAVLKPADLTRHLMPCILHAAILKLKEEVVCRAQDFSASQVEPF; translated from the exons ATGGCTGCGGACAGTGAT CCCGAGTCAGAGGTGTTTGAGATCACCGACTTCACCACCGCGTCAGAGTGGGAACG GTTTGTGTCCAGAGTCGAGGAAGTGCTAAATGACTGGAAGCTGATTGGGAACTCTGCAGGAAAGTTGTCCCCAGAGAAG GGTGAATACACCAGTGGCACCTGGGGGGAGAAGTCTCAAGATATTAATTTTGCTGACTTTAAGTTCTCCATAACTCACTACTTCCTGAAACAAGAATGTGGGAGGGACGACGGGAAGGACGAGCTTGTGGAAG ATGCCTTCCCCTTGGCAATGCAGGACCTTCTGTGTATGAACAATGACTTCCCACCTCGAGCCCACTGCCTGGTTAGATG GTACGGTATTCGAGAGTTTGTGGTCATCTCCCCTGGGACCAACTGCGAGGCTATCATCAGCGAGTCCAAATGCAATCTTCTTCTcagctccatctccatctctctggcCAACAGTGGCTG CCAGGTGCCCATGTTTGTGCAGATCCAGCAGAAATGGAGGCGGATGTATGCTGGAGAGTGCCAGGGACCAGGCGTGCGCACTGACTTTGAGATGGTCCATCTCCGCAAGGTGCCAAGCCAGTACAACCACCTGTCTGGCCTGCTTGACATCTTCAAGTCTAAGATA ggTTGTACCCTGTCCCCTCTACCTCCAGTCAACATTGCCATCCGTTTTACCTACATTCTACAGGACTGGCAGCAGCATTCGTGGCCACAGCAGCCTCCAG ACTTTGACACACTCCTTGGAGGTGaggtgggaggggtggagtTTGGGAAGCTTCCATTTGGAGCCTGTGAGGAGCCAATCAG TGAGCTTCATCTTGCAGCCACTTGGCCTCACCTGACGGAAGGCATAGTCGTAGATAATGATGTCTACAG TGACCTTGACCCTCTCCAAGCTCCTCACTGGTCAGTCCGAGTCAGGACAGCTGAAAACCCTCAGTGTTTACTGG GTGACTTTCTGACAGAGTTCTTTaagctctgctgcaggaaggAGTCTACAGAGGAGGTTCTGGGAAAAGGATTGGCTGAAGAGGAGGGCAAAG aAAATAGTGACATCAGCTCTGCTTTATCCAAGCTGACAGAGCCAACGGCAACGGTGCCAATCTCCAAACTCTCTGTCTCCAATATGGTGCACAGTGCCCGAAAGCACATCCAACGCCACCGACGCATTGATGAGTCACCACTCATCACTGATATACTCAATTCTGTCCTTCTG TATCTCTTCCCAGATGCTGCTGTGGAGAAGTCATCAGAGAATAGCAAGAATAAAGCTGCACAGTCAAACGCCAGTGCGAAGGCCGAGCAAGATAAGAACTCTGACTAT AACCTTTTTCTCCAGCTAAAGTCAGCACCCAGTGACAGTCTGACCTACAGGCTggcgctgtgtgtgtgcctggtcAACTACAACCACGGCGGGCTGCGCGCTGTCGCCCACCTCTGGCAGGAATTTGTCCTAGAGTTGCGCTACCGCTGGGAAAACAACTACCTCATCTGTGG ACTGGCTGGAGGACCTCCTGATCTTCGCTGTTGTCTTTTGCATCAGAAGCTCCAG ATGCTGAACTGCTGCATCGAGAGGAAGAGGGCCAGGGATGAAGCTCGCAGGGTGCTGGaggaaagcaaagagagagagcgcaggGTGTCTGGTGGCTGCCAGAATGGCCGCCCCGTGCCAGAGTTGATGACGGCAACAATGAGTGCGTCCGCCTCAACAAGGGAGGTGTCTCCGGGTAAATCCTGGGACTCGTGGAGCGACAGTGAGGATGAGTTCTTTGAGTGCCTGAGTGACCAGGGGGAGATAGAGGCTCCACATACTGAAGGAGAAAAGGATGGCAGGAAAAGTAAAGCAGAGGGAAGGCTGCACCCCTATAACAACATGACTCTACTTAACTCTACAGAGTCTCTCTACGTTCCTGTCACACAG GAACCCGCTCCCATGACAGAGGATCTGTTAGATGAGCAGTCAGAAGTACTGGCCAAGCTGGGCACTTCAGCTGAAGGTACCCACCTCCGTGCCCGGATGCAGAGTGCCTGTCTGCTCTCTGATATGGAGTCCTTTAAG GCAGCCAACCCAGGCTGTGTCCTGGAGGACTTTGTGCGCTGGTACTCGCCTAGGGATtacgtggaggaggaggtgatcgACGAGAGGGGTAACACAGTGGCGAAAGGCGAGCTTAGTGCCAGGATGAAGATCCCAGGCAACATGTGGGTGGAGGCTTGGGAGACAGCCAGGGTTACACCTGCACGCCGCCAGAGAAGACTTTTTGATGACACTAAGGAGGCCGAAAAG GTTCTGCACTATTTGGCAGTGCTGAAACCTGCAGACCTGACCCGCCATCTCATGCCCTGCATACTCCATGCTGCTATTCTGAAGTTGAAGGAGGAAG TTGTCTGCAGAGCTCAGGACTTCTCAGCCTCACAAGTCGAACCTTTCTGA